Within the Chloroflexota bacterium genome, the region AATCACGAGTTCGCCCTCGGCCAGCGCCGTGAGCAAATAGGCGTGGCGCGGCAAGATGCCCAACTGCCCCTCCACGCCCGGCACCAGCACCATATCCACGTCGTCGGAATACACGACGCGCTCGGCGGTGATCACTTCCAGTCTTGTCGTGGGCATTGGCCTGCCCTCGCTCATGCCCGCAGGGTCTCGGCGGTCTTCAGGACGTCTTCTATCGTGCCCTGCATGTAGAACGCCTGCTCGGGCACGTGGTCATGCTTGCCTTCCAGAATCTCCTTGAAGCCGCGCACGGTGTCCTTGATGCTCACGTAACGCCCTTCGCGCCCCGTGTACGACTCGGCCACAAACATGGGCTGCGACAGGAACCGCTGAATCTTCCTGGCGCGGGACACGACTAGTTTATCCTCTTCGGTCAATTCGTCAATTCCGAGGATGGCGATGATGTCCTGCAGGTCTTTGTAACGCTGGAGCACGCGCTGCACGCCGCGGGCCACCTCGTAGTGCTCCTGGCCCACAACGCGCGGGTCCAGGATGCGCGACGTGGACGCCAGCGGGTCCACTGCGGGGTACAGGCCCTGCTCGGCGATGGAGCGTTCCAGCGAGATGGTGGCGTCCAGGTGGGCGAACGTCGTTACCGGCGCGGGGTCGGTATAGTCGTCAGCGGGCACGTACACGGCCTGCATGGACGTGATGGAGCCGCGGCTGGTGGACGTGATGCGCTCCTGGAGTTCGCCCATCTCGGTGCTGAGCGTGGGCTGGTAGCCCACGGCCGACGGCATGCGCCCCAGCAGCGCCGACACCTCGGAGCCGGACATGACGAAGCGGAAGATGTTGTCAATGAAGAGGAGCACGTCGCGGCCCTCGTCGCGGAAGTACTCGGCCATGGTGAGGCCTGTCAGCCCCACGCGCAGGCGCACGCCGGGCGGCTCGTTCATCTGGCCGAAGACCATCACCGTCTTGTCCAGCACGCCCGAGTTCTTCATCTCGTACCACAGGTCGTTGCCCTCGCGAGACCGCTCGCCCACGCCCGCGAAGACGGAGTAGCCGCCGTGCTCGGTGGCGATGTTGCGGATGAGTTCCTGGATGATGACGGTCTTGCCCACGCCTGCGCCGCCGAAGATGCCCGTCTTGCCGCCCTTGGTGAACGGCGCGATGAGGTCAATGACCTTCAAGCCGGTCTCAAAGAACTGCGGCTCGGTAACTTGCTCTTCAAAGGAAGGGGCCGGGCGGTGGATGGGCCACAAGTCAGTGGCCTGCACCGGGCCCAGGTTGTCAATGGGTTCGCCGATGACGTTGAAGATGCGCCCCAGGGTGCCGGGGCCAACGGGCACGCGGATGGGGCCGCCGGTGTCCACGGCGCTCACGCCGCGCCGCAACCCGTCGGTGGTGTCCATGGCGACCGTGCGCACCCAGTCGCCGCCCAGGTGCTGCTGAACTTCCAAGACTAGCCGCTTGCCATCGTCGCGGATGATCTCAAGGGCGTTGTAGATTTCGGGCAGTTCCTGACCGGCGAAGTCCACGTCCACCACCGGCCCCATAATCTGCACGACTTTTCCCACAGTACCTCGTGCCATTCTTTCCTCCGTGCGTATGTCTAGGCCTGCGCCGCTTTGGCCAGAGCCTCTGCGCCGCCCACGATGTCCAGAATCTCCTTCGTGATGGCCGTCTGCCGGGCGCGGTTGAAGGAGAGCGTCAGTTGATCCAGCAATTCGTTGGCGTTGTCCGTCGCGTTGCGCATGGCGACCATGCGCGCGCTGTGCTCGCTGGCGATGGATTCCAGAATCGCCTGGTAGATTTGCAGTTCGGTGAAGCGCGGCACAATCTGCGCCAGCACCGCCTGCGGGTCGGGCTCGTAGATGTACTCCGGGATGCGGACGCGCGGCCCGCTCTCCACGTACTCGCTCACGGCCTGTTCGGTCAGGTCCCCCGCCACCCGTAGGGGCAGAAGCCTGCGGATCACGGGCCGCTGCACCAGCGTGTTCACGAAGTCTGTGTAGGCCAGCAGCACCTCGTCGTACACGCCCGCCAGATAGTCGTCCAGGACTGTCCGCGCGATGGGGAGCACGTCCAGCAGCGTCGGAAGCGCCGGCACGCCGGTGAAATCGGCCACAAGGTTGACGCGGGTGCGCAGCATGAAATCGCGCCCCTTGCGTCCCACGGTGATGACCTTCACCGGCTTCTCCTGCGCCTGCAAGTAATCGGTTACCACGCGCAGCAGGTTGTGGTTGTACCCGCCGCACAGGCCCTTGTCCGACGTGATGACGACCAGGCCAACCGCCTGCACGGGCCGCACCGCCAGCAGGGGGTGCTCTTCCTGCTCGGTGCGCACCGCCAGTGCTGCCAGGTGCGTGAGCAGTTCCCACGATTTCTGAGCGTAGGGGCGTGTGGCGAGCACCTGCTCCTGGGCGCGGCGCATCTTGGACGCGGCCACCATCTGCATGGCCCGCGTAACTTTGGAGATGTTGCGCACACTCCGTATGTGTCGGCGTATCTCTCGGATGCTGGACACGGGCTACTCCTTACCGTGGCGTGGTAGAGCCGCTAGTAGGCCCCCGTCGCCTTGAACTCCTCAATGGCGCTGCGCAGTTGCTGGATGGTCATGTCGGACAGAGCCAGGTCGCGCATGATGGCCTGCCCCACTTCCGGATGCGTCGTGTCCATGAATCGGCGGAAGGCCATCTCAAAGTCGCGAATCTTCTCCACCGGAACATCGTCCATGTAGTTGTTGGTTACAGCGAACAGGACCATGACCTGATGATCCAGCGGCACCGGCTCGTACTGCGGCTGTTTGAGCACCTCTTGGATGCGCATGCCCCGCTCCAGTTGGGCGCGGGTGGCCTTGTCCAAGTCCGACCCAAACTGAGCGAAGGCGGCCAATTCGCGGTACTGGGCCATTTCCAATTTGAGTTTGCCTGCCACTTGGCGCATGGCCTTGACCTGGGCCTTGCCGCCGACGCGCGACACGGAGATGCCCACGTTGAGCGCAGGCCGAATACCCGCGTAGAACAGGTCGCTTTCCAGGTAGATTTGCCCGTCGGTGATGGAGATGACGTTGGTCGGGATGTAGGCCGACACGTCGCCCGCCTGGGTCTCAATGATGGGCAGCGCCGTCAGCGAGCCGCCGCCGTAGTCCGGGTGCAGTTTGGCCGCGCGCTCCAGCAAGCGCGAGTGCAGGTAGAAGATGTCGCCCGGGTAGGCTTCGCGTCCGGGCGGGCGGCGCAGCAGCAGCGACACCTGGCGATACGCCCAGGCGTGCTTGCTCAAGTCGTCGTACACGATGAGCGCGTCCTTGCCCTGCTCCATGAACTCCTCGCCCATGGCGCAGCCCGCATAGGGCGCCAGGTATTGCAGCGCGGCCGGCTCGGATGCCGACGCCGCGACGACGATGGTGTGCTCCATCGCGCCGTAGCGTTCCAGCGTGGCCACCACCTGGGCGATGCTGGACAGTTTCTGCCCGATGGCCACGTAGATGCAAATCAGGTTCTTGCCCTTCTGGTTGATGATGGTGTCTATGGCGAGGGCGGTCTTGCCCGTCTGGCGGTCGCCGATGATGAGTTCGCGCTGCCCGCGGCCGATGGGGATCATGGCATCAATGGCCTTGATGCCGGTCTGCACGGGCGTATCCACCTCTTTGCGCACCACAACGTTGGGCGCGATGCGCTCCACGGGCCTGTACCCGCTGAACTGGATGGGGCCTTTGCCGTCAATCGGCTCGCCCAGGGCGTTGACCACGCGGCCGATGAGTCCTTCGCCGACGGGCACGGAGACGATGCGTCCCGTGCTGTGCACCTGGTCGCCCTCCTCAATCTCGGTATAATCGCCCATGATGATGATGCCGACGTTGTCGGCCTCAAGGTTGAAGGCCAACCCTTGGACGCCGTTTTCAAACTCCACGATTTCGTTCGCCATCACGCCGGCTAACCCGCTGGCGCGAGCGATGCCGTCGCCGACCTCCAGCACGGTCCCGACGTCGGCGGACGTTACGGGCGCTTCAAATCGCTCAATCTGTTGTCGTATTTGGGCGGCTATCTCGTCTGCTCGTATGGCCACCGTCCAACCTCCTCACACAATCTATGCGGCAGGCGCGACGCACCCGCGCGAAGGCGGTCTCGCCGGCGCGCCGCGGGCGCCCGCGCGGGGGCTACTCGCGCGCCACCAGGGTCTCGCGTAGCGCCTTCAGTTTCCCCGCCACGCTGGCGTCAATGACCCGGTCGCCGACGCGTATCACCAGCCCGCCCAGGATGGAGGGATCTTCTCGGTACTCAAACTCCAGGTTTTCGCCGAACTGGGCGGCGAGTTTCTCGGCCAGGGCGCGCTTCTCGTCGTCGGTGAGCGGCACGGCGCTGGTAACGCGGACGATCTGCGCCTTGGGGCCGCGCACCGCCAGCCGCCGGAACTGCTCCAGGATGTCGGGCAGCAGGCCGATGTCGTTGCGCGACAGGAGCACGGAGATGAAGTTGCGCACCTCCTGCGGCGCGTCGGCGGGCAGCAGCGGCGCCACCAGCGCCTGTTTCCGCGCCAGGTCCACGCCCGGGTCGCGCAGGCTGGCGAACACGCTCGGGTTGGCCTCCAGCGCCTGCTGGACTGCCGCCAGCGCCCGTAGCCAGACGCCGGTGGCCGCCTCGTAGGCCGCTTCCGCGTAGGTCTGGGTCAGGCGATTCTTTCTCACTTCAGGTCTCCTGCCTCACGCAAGAAGTCGGCGATGAGTTTGCGCTGCATGTTCTCGTCCAGCGACACGCCGACGACCTTCTGCGCGACCATGATGGACAGGTCGGCCACCTGGGCGCGCAGTTCGCTCATGGCCTGTTCGCGCTCCTGGGTCAGGCGCTCGCGTTCCTTCTGGATCATGCGCTCGGCCTCGGCGCGGGCCTGCTCCAGGATTTCCTGACGCAGTTTCTCGCTCATCTGCGTTGCCTGGGCGACGATCTCCTGCCCCTCTTTCCTGGCCTCGGCGATGCGCTTCTCAAACTCCTCTTGGGCGCGCTCGGCCATCTCGCGGGCCTTGGCGGCGTCCTCCATCCCCTTGCGGATGCGCTCGGCGCGCTCGTCCAACATGCGGAGCACGGGTTTGTACAGCAGTTTGTACAGCCCGAACACCAGCAGGCCGAACGCGATAAATTGCCACAGGAGGGCGACCGGGTTGATTCCCAGTTTGTCCATCCGTTTTATGCCTCCCTAACATCCAAAATCGTGCCAGGCACCGGCGCTCCAGCGACCGGCCCGCCGCGCCACTCGGTGCTGGCGACGTAAGGGCAGGGCGCAAGGGAAGCCATGCTCCCCTTGCCCGCCTGCACCTAGCCCTAGACAACCAGGCTCAGAACCAGCGCGATCACGAATGCGTAGATGGCGACCGCCTCGGCAAGGCCGGCGCCCAGGATCATGAGCGTTCGGATGGAGCCCGCTGCCTCGGGGTTGCGCCCCACCGCTTCCATGGCCTTGCTCACGGCCATGCCGATGCCCAGTGCAGGCCCGATGGAGCCGATGCCGATGGCGATGGCTGCTGCCAGTTTGATCAATGCGTTCTCAGTCATGGGACTTGATTCCTCCTCGCTTAGAAGTATGACCGGGCTTGCCCTGCGGGTCCGGTCGCAGGGTGATCGCTCAGTGAGCGGGGGCGGCGTGAGCCTGCTCCCCGTGTTCTTCGTGGTCTCCCGCTGTGGCCAGGGCGATGTACACGATGCTCAGCACGGTGAAGATGAGCGCCTGGATGAACCCGAACAACACCTCCAGGCCCAGGAACACAGCCGGCACCACCACAGGCACCAGCGCGTACATGACCGTAACGAGCACCTCGCCGCCGAAGATGTTGCCGAAAAGACGGGCGGCCAGCGAGATGATGTGCGACAACTCGCTGACGATGTGGACCGGGGCCAGCAGCGGCGGCGTCGCCAGGTGCTTGAGGTAGCCCTTGATGCCGTTGACCAGTATGCCCGAAATCTGCACGACGGTGATGGACAGGAGCGCCATGGCCACCGTCATGTTCAGGTCGGCGTTGGCCGCGCGGAACAGCGGCACGTGGACGATCTCCTCGGCCCCGTGGCCCGCCGACTCGGCCACCTTGACGTAGATGGAGGGGCCGATGCCGGGCAGCAGTCCCATCCAGTTGGCGGTCAGGATGAAGATGAAGAACGTCGCGATGAGGGGGAAGACCTTTCGCCCCACCCGCTTGCCGGCGGTGTCCTCCGACAGGTCCAGCAAGAATTCCACAACCATTTCCCAAAGGGCCTGGTAGCGGCCGGGCACGAGTTGCATCTTGCGGGTAGCCAGCCAGGCGAGCACCAGCAGGAGCGCCATCACCAGCACCGACGTGAGCATGGAGTTCGTGATGGGAATCGGCCCCAGATGAGCAATCGTCTCGGCGGCCAGGGGTGCGTGGATTTTCATTCCGCCTTTCCTCCGGTCAGAGCGTGTTTTGTAGCAGAAGGCTCAAGGGCGAAGCACTGGGCGTACTGCTCGGGCCAGATCATCATGACGGCCACGCGCAGGGTCTGGTAGGCCGCCACGGCCAGGGCGAACGGCGCTACCGGCAGGTGGGACCGGCTGAGCAGCAGATACGCGCCCACAAACAGCACCGCTTGCTTGGCCATCCAGGCGAGGGGAAACAGCAACGCCGTGGCTTTGGGCCACAGCGTTGCAATCCGCGTGGATAGCAACCGTAGGGCCAGCACGAAGAACAGGTCGTTGGCAGCGCACAGCGCAAGCCCCAGGCTGATGCTGGCCGGGAGAGGTCGGCCCAATGCCGCAAAGGCCGCAGCGGCCCCGCTAGTCGTCAACGTCGCGATCCAGATTGTGCTGCCCTTCGTCATTCGTCTTCTCGCGCACCGCGGCCAGTTCGTAGAGGATGCTGCCCGCGGAGATCAGGCCGATCAGAATACCTGCGATGAGGGCGCATGGCTCGGTCCCCAGGTGCGTGTCCAGCCAGCGGCCCACGAGAACCCAAAACGCAATGCTCCCTACGATGGAGAACCCAACCCCAGATGCTAAGCCCAGGGCGCGCAGGGTCTTCCTATCCAGTTTCACCTGCCCTTCTCACTTTCGCGCAATCGCCGAAGCCTGCCGGCGATTCCGGGAAACGGTGCCGCGCCCTCGGTGCCAGGCCGTCGGCAAGTATAACACAGGTTCATACATGGCGCAAAAATCACAGCGTAGAGATTTGGTTCCAGACCCTGTTGGTCGCGGCATGGGCGCAGGTGCGGCGCACTTCCGGAAGTGCGTCGCGCCTTGCTCGCCAACACAGAATAGAACCGAGCCGTCGCCGCGATGTGCTACTGCACCAGGGCGTCAACCGTCGCCGCATCCAGCCGCTTGACGAGCGCCACCAGCAAATCCAGCAGGTGGTCGTAGTCGCCGCGGTGGATGATGCCGGCGTGGCTGTGGATGTGCCGCGCGGCCACGCCCAGGACGATGGTCGGAACCCCCGCGTTGTGCAGGTGGATGATGCTGCCGTCGGTGCGGCCGCCCTCAAGGCTGGAGAACTGTAGCGGGATGCCGAGGGCCGCGGCGGTTTCCACGGTCAGGTCGCGAAGGCGCGTGTTGGGAATCATGCCCGCGTCAAAGACCACCAGCGAGGGGCCTTTGCCCAAGACCATCGGCGGCTCGTCCTGCTTCATCCCGGGCACGTCGTAGGCGATGTCGCTCTCCAGGATGATGGCCACGTCGGGGTTCACCACGTAGGCCGTCGTCTTCGCGCCGCGAAGCCCCACTTCCTCCTGTACGGTGCCCACGCCGTAAACCGTGTTCGGATGCTCCTCGCTCGCCAGGCGCTGCAGCGCCTGCACGAAAAGCGCACAGCCCACGCGGTCATCCCACGCCTTGGCCAGGTACGTCTTGCCGCCGGCCAGGGGTGTGAAGGCGCTGACCGGCACGACCGGATCGCCCGGGCGCACGCCCGCCTGTTCGGCTTCCTCGCGCGACGTGGCCCCGATGTCAATGTACATGTCGCGCTTGTCCACCACCTTGTTGCGCTCTTCGGGCGTGAGGATATGGGGCGGCTTGGCCCCCATGACGCCGGGGATGTCGCCCTTGGCCGTCTTCACGATGACCCGCTGGGCGAGCATCACCTGTTCCCACCATCCGCCCAGGGGCACAAACCGCAGGTGGCCCTCTTTGGTGATCTGCTTGACCATGAAGCCGATTTCGTCCATGTGGGCGGCAAGCATGATCTTCGGCGACGGCTGCGTCCCATCCTTGCGGCACACGATGCTGCCCATGCGGTCCTGCTCAATGGCGGCGATGCCCTCCAGTTCGCCGCGAATCAGGGCGCGCACCTCGGCCTCAAACCCAGGCACGCCGCTCGCCTCGGTCAGCCGCTTCAGCAACTGCTCAGTCCGATCCAATCTTCTCCTCCATGGTATGAGATTTCTGGCGCCCACCGGTGGACGCCGAGTGTTGCAATGAAAGACACATACGACTACGCTTCGTCGGCTCGCTCCAGGGTGATCTCCTCGCCGTCGCGAACGCGCCGGAAGACGGTCGCATCGCCGCGGACCCGCCCGACGACCGTTACGGGGCTGGCCGGCCGGATTTCCTCGCCGCGGCTGGCGGGCGTCAGGCCGAAGAAGATGCAAAAGGCGCGCCCGGGCGCCCAGTACCCGATGTCGCCCAGGTCCACCACGGCCTGGCCCTTCTCCGTGCCCATGCGCACGGGAATCTCAAAGTACACCTCGTCGCCCCAGGTGTTGGCCTGGGCGCGGATGGGCAGGGCGTCCCAGATGGCCTGGGCCGTCTGGGTGTCGTTCAGGTCGGCCAGCGCCGAAACCTCGCCCGTCGAGATGCGAACCGTTCTATGCGTCATGCTGTCCCCCTTGCTGGCCTGGCGCACTGCTGGCATCCAGCGTGTAGTCGCCGGTGTCCTGCGGCTCCGCCCTGGTCGCATAGTGCACGATGACGCCGAGTTTGACGAGCAGGAAGATCAGCCCCGCCAGGGCCACCAGCCCGATGACGGCCAGCGCCACCCAGATCACCGCTCCCGCGCAAAGCCATTCCATGGCTCCCTGCCTAGTCGCCGAACAGTTTGATGTTCACGCCGCCGCTGGAGCCGCGCCCGCCCACCTGCGGCATGAACTGGGCGATCTTGTTGGCCAGTTTGGACATGGGCATGGTTTGCAGCCAGACCTTGCCCGGGCCACGCAGGGTGGCCAGGAACAGGCCCTCGCCGCCCAGCAGGATGTTGCCCAGCCCCTTCACCAGCGTTACGTCAAAGTCCACGGTCGGCTCGTAGGCGGCGATGTGGCCGGTGTCCACCTTCAGCGTTTGGCCGGCCTTCAGGTCGTACTCCACCACCTCGCCGTCCACCTCCACAAAGACGAATCCCGGGCCGGTGAGGCGCTGCATGATGAACCCCTCGCCGCCGAACAGGCCCGTGCCCAGCCGCTTGCGGAAGTGCATGTCCAGGTCCACGGACTTCTCGGCGCACATGAAGGCGTCCTTCTGGACAATCAGGCTTTCGCCCTCTTTCAGGTCAAAGGGCAGCACCTTGCCCGGGAATTCGGAGGCGAAGGACACAATGCCGCGCCCGTTGTTCACGAAGAAGTCGGTGATGAAGAGCGATTCGCCCGCCACAGCCCGCTTGAGCATCTTGCCCAGGCCGCCGCCGGAATGCGTGCGCATCTCCACGTTGGCGCTCATCCAGGACATCCCGCCCGACTCGGAGTAGATGACCTCGCCCGGCTCCAGTTGGATGCTCACGACTTGCATGATGGTGCCGTCAATGCGGTAGGAGATGCGCCCCTTGCCGCCGACGAACTCATGGCGGACATGCTCGGACTCCATGTCCAGTTTGGGCAAGGGCGGCTCTTCCTGGTGGGCGGTCGGGTTGGGAGCCGCGCTCGCGCCGGTGGGTGCGCCGCACGATGTGCAGAAGCGCGTGCCCTCGGGCAGTTCCTGTCCACAGTTTGCGCATTTCATTTCGTAGCCTCCTAAAAGATTTGGGGACGCCCGCCATCCGCGCCTATGGCAAGCGAAACCCTAGGTGTCCCTACGCAGCAGGCGCAGGATCGCGGTGAGGCATCCCTGGCCGGGTTCGGGCGTCGGTGGCGGCTCGGGCGTCGGCGGCGAAGGCTCGCCCAGGTAGGCCTGGTACACGTCGCCGCGGCCGGCTCCCTGCGCGTTGGCCTCGTAGCCGATGTTGCGCGCCGTGCGCATGAGGAGTTCCTTGACCTCGCGCGGCGTGAGGGATGGGTTCGCCTGGAGGAGAAGGGCCACGGCCCCCACAGCGTGGGGCGTGGCCATGCTGGTCCCCGACGCGCTGGTGTAGTGCTCGTCCACCACCTGGCCCATGGCGGTGCCGGCCGCGCGCGCCGCCACAATGCCCACGCCCGGGAACACGATGTCGGGCTTCACGCGGCCGTCGCTGGTGGGCCCGCGCGAGGAGAACGAGGCCACTTGGTCGTGGTCGTCGGACGCGCCGACGGTGATGACCTGGCGCGCGCACCCGGGCGACCCGACGGTATAGCGCCCAGGCCCCGAATTGCCCGCGGCCACGCACACCACGACGCCTCGCTCTACCGCGGCGTCGCAGGTGGCGCTCAGGGCGTCGGTGCCGTCGCACGGGCCGCTGCTCCCCAGCGAAAGCCCGATGACATGCACCCGCTGCTCCACGGCCCACTCCACGCCGGCCATCACATCGCTCATCATGCCACTCCCGTCCGAGGCGAGAACTTTGGCGATGTACAGGCTGGCCTCGGGCGCGACGCCCACGTAGAGGCCGTGGCTTGCCGCGCCGTTGCCGGCGGCAATGCTGGCCACATGGGTGCCGTGGCCGTTGTCGTCGTAGTACGACTGGCCGACAAACGTGGCGGTGGCCGCGATGCGCCCGGCCACGTCCGGGTGGTGCGGGTCAATGCCCGTGTCCAGCACGGCGATGCGCATCCCCTGCCCGCGGAAGCCCGCCTGCCACACCGCAGGGGCCTGGATGACGCGCACCGATTCGTCCAGCAGGGCGTGCACCGGCATGTCCAGCCACAGGTGCTCCACGCTGGCCTGCTCCGCAAGCCAGGCGATCTGCTCACGGTTGAGGCGCATCGCGGCGGCGGGAATCAGGGTGTACTGGTAGGTGGGCGCAACCCCCTTGACCAGCGCCTTCGCCGCCAAAGGCTCGCGGCGGTACTTTACGATGACAGGTAGCGGCTCGGCCTCGGGCCTTTGCAGCATCGCGGCCGATAGGGCTTTGCTGATCTTCTCACCTTCCATACGTTCCTCGCCGGCCAAGTGTTTGCATGCACTACGGAAGGGCGCGGACGGGGCGGTCTTCCTCCATCCGCACCAGCCACGGTTCGTCTAGCAGGCGCAAGGCTTCCTTGCCCTGGGCGCGCACGGCGACCGCGCCGATGAGACGCAGCGCGTGCCTCACTTCAACGGGCGCGGCGCGTAGCCGCTGGGCCACCTCGGCCACGTCGCCCGAAACGCGCAGGATGAGATAGAAGTCGTCGGCGGGCGCCTGTTTCAGCCGCTGAATCAGTTGCTCGTCCGCTTTGGACATCCGTCCCCTCCGATGGATACATGATAGCACAGGCCAGCCGATGGGTCAACCCTGAGAAGGCGGGCGGCGCTTGACCTCACCTAACCCCTCCCATACCCTCCCCTTCCCTCTCCGCGCGCGGAGAGGAAAGGGGAGGGCTAGGGTGGGGATGGGTGAGGTGGGTCCTGCTCCGCAAACCTAACGATGCGCGCTCATCCTTGCCCCAGGGTTGCCTCGGTTCCAAAGACCGTTGGCGACCGTCATCGCGAGGGCATGCAGCGCCGAAGCAATCTCGCGGCCCTATTCGTGTAGATTCGTGTTATTCGTGGATACAGCCCATTCGCGGTTACAACCTTGAACCGTTTCGCCGTTCGCTTTCTTGACGCCCACGGCCACCTGTGGTATCATGCGGGCAACTTACCCCCTGGGATGCAGAATGCGGTGTCTGATCGTATCCGATATCCATGGGAACCTCGCGGCCTTTGACGCTGTGCTCCAGGCGGCCACCGACTACGATCAGGTGTGGTGCCTGGGAGACATTGTCGGATACGGCCCCGACCCGCGCGAGTGCATCCAGCGTCTGCGCTCTCTCCCCTTCGTCGCCGTGGCCGGCAATCACGACTGGGCGGCAACCAAACGGCTTGACCTGGACGAGTTCAACGCCGACGCGCAGCAGGCGGTCATCTGGACTTACGAGCAACTGTCGCCAGCGGAACGGGATTTCCTGGCGCAGTTGCCCGAGCGACTGGTCATCGGCCAATTCACCCTGGTGCATGGAAGCCCCCGCTATCCGATATGGGAGTACATCCTACAGCCATCGGTAGCCCGCGCGAACTTCGCCCACTTTGACACCCCGTACTGTCTGGTGGGGCACACCCACGTCCCGATGATCTTCGCGCTCACCGACGACGGCTCCCGATGCCGGACGTATTCCCCCCGGCCGGATGGGTCGCTGGCGCTGGACGACGCCCCGCGCATGATCATCAACCCTGGCAGTGTAGGGCAGCCCCGCGATGGGATTCCCCTGGCCGCCTACGCCATGCTGGACACCGACGCCATGACGCTCACCTTCCAC harbors:
- the atpD gene encoding F0F1 ATP synthase subunit beta, with the protein product MARGTVGKVVQIMGPVVDVDFAGQELPEIYNALEIIRDDGKRLVLEVQQHLGGDWVRTVAMDTTDGLRRGVSAVDTGGPIRVPVGPGTLGRIFNVIGEPIDNLGPVQATDLWPIHRPAPSFEEQVTEPQFFETGLKVIDLIAPFTKGGKTGIFGGAGVGKTVIIQELIRNIATEHGGYSVFAGVGERSREGNDLWYEMKNSGVLDKTVMVFGQMNEPPGVRLRVGLTGLTMAEYFRDEGRDVLLFIDNIFRFVMSGSEVSALLGRMPSAVGYQPTLSTEMGELQERITSTSRGSITSMQAVYVPADDYTDPAPVTTFAHLDATISLERSIAEQGLYPAVDPLASTSRILDPRVVGQEHYEVARGVQRVLQRYKDLQDIIAILGIDELTEEDKLVVSRARKIQRFLSQPMFVAESYTGREGRYVSIKDTVRGFKEILEGKHDHVPEQAFYMQGTIEDVLKTAETLRA
- the atpG gene encoding ATP synthase F1 subunit gamma — translated: MSSIREIRRHIRSVRNISKVTRAMQMVAASKMRRAQEQVLATRPYAQKSWELLTHLAALAVRTEQEEHPLLAVRPVQAVGLVVITSDKGLCGGYNHNLLRVVTDYLQAQEKPVKVITVGRKGRDFMLRTRVNLVADFTGVPALPTLLDVLPIARTVLDDYLAGVYDEVLLAYTDFVNTLVQRPVIRRLLPLRVAGDLTEQAVSEYVESGPRVRIPEYIYEPDPQAVLAQIVPRFTELQIYQAILESIASEHSARMVAMRNATDNANELLDQLTLSFNRARQTAITKEILDIVGGAEALAKAAQA
- a CDS encoding F0F1 ATP synthase subunit alpha — its product is MAIRADEIAAQIRQQIERFEAPVTSADVGTVLEVGDGIARASGLAGVMANEIVEFENGVQGLAFNLEADNVGIIIMGDYTEIEEGDQVHSTGRIVSVPVGEGLIGRVVNALGEPIDGKGPIQFSGYRPVERIAPNVVVRKEVDTPVQTGIKAIDAMIPIGRGQRELIIGDRQTGKTALAIDTIINQKGKNLICIYVAIGQKLSSIAQVVATLERYGAMEHTIVVAASASEPAALQYLAPYAGCAMGEEFMEQGKDALIVYDDLSKHAWAYRQVSLLLRRPPGREAYPGDIFYLHSRLLERAAKLHPDYGGGSLTALPIIETQAGDVSAYIPTNVISITDGQIYLESDLFYAGIRPALNVGISVSRVGGKAQVKAMRQVAGKLKLEMAQYRELAAFAQFGSDLDKATRAQLERGMRIQEVLKQPQYEPVPLDHQVMVLFAVTNNYMDDVPVEKIRDFEMAFRRFMDTTHPEVGQAIMRDLALSDMTIQQLRSAIEEFKATGAY
- the atpH gene encoding ATP synthase F1 subunit delta codes for the protein MRKNRLTQTYAEAAYEAATGVWLRALAAVQQALEANPSVFASLRDPGVDLARKQALVAPLLPADAPQEVRNFISVLLSRNDIGLLPDILEQFRRLAVRGPKAQIVRVTSAVPLTDDEKRALAEKLAAQFGENLEFEYREDPSILGGLVIRVGDRVIDASVAGKLKALRETLVARE
- the atpF gene encoding F0F1 ATP synthase subunit B, translating into MDKLGINPVALLWQFIAFGLLVFGLYKLLYKPVLRMLDERAERIRKGMEDAAKAREMAERAQEEFEKRIAEARKEGQEIVAQATQMSEKLRQEILEQARAEAERMIQKERERLTQEREQAMSELRAQVADLSIMVAQKVVGVSLDENMQRKLIADFLREAGDLK
- the atpE gene encoding ATP synthase F0 subunit C; protein product: MTENALIKLAAAIAIGIGSIGPALGIGMAVSKAMEAVGRNPEAAGSIRTLMILGAGLAEAVAIYAFVIALVLSLVV
- the atpB gene encoding F0F1 ATP synthase subunit A — its product is MKIHAPLAAETIAHLGPIPITNSMLTSVLVMALLLVLAWLATRKMQLVPGRYQALWEMVVEFLLDLSEDTAGKRVGRKVFPLIATFFIFILTANWMGLLPGIGPSIYVKVAESAGHGAEEIVHVPLFRAANADLNMTVAMALLSITVVQISGILVNGIKGYLKHLATPPLLAPVHIVSELSHIISLAARLFGNIFGGEVLVTVMYALVPVVVPAVFLGLEVLFGFIQALIFTVLSIVYIALATAGDHEEHGEQAHAAPAH
- a CDS encoding AtpZ/AtpI family protein, translating into MKLDRKTLRALGLASGVGFSIVGSIAFWVLVGRWLDTHLGTEPCALIAGILIGLISAGSILYELAAVREKTNDEGQHNLDRDVDD
- a CDS encoding M42 family metallopeptidase — its product is MDRTEQLLKRLTEASGVPGFEAEVRALIRGELEGIAAIEQDRMGSIVCRKDGTQPSPKIMLAAHMDEIGFMVKQITKEGHLRFVPLGGWWEQVMLAQRVIVKTAKGDIPGVMGAKPPHILTPEERNKVVDKRDMYIDIGATSREEAEQAGVRPGDPVVPVSAFTPLAGGKTYLAKAWDDRVGCALFVQALQRLASEEHPNTVYGVGTVQEEVGLRGAKTTAYVVNPDVAIILESDIAYDVPGMKQDEPPMVLGKGPSLVVFDAGMIPNTRLRDLTVETAAALGIPLQFSSLEGGRTDGSIIHLHNAGVPTIVLGVAARHIHSHAGIIHRGDYDHLLDLLVALVKRLDAATVDALVQ
- a CDS encoding TIGR00266 family protein, with protein sequence MKCANCGQELPEGTRFCTSCGAPTGASAAPNPTAHQEEPPLPKLDMESEHVRHEFVGGKGRISYRIDGTIMQVVSIQLEPGEVIYSESGGMSWMSANVEMRTHSGGGLGKMLKRAVAGESLFITDFFVNNGRGIVSFASEFPGKVLPFDLKEGESLIVQKDAFMCAEKSVDLDMHFRKRLGTGLFGGEGFIMQRLTGPGFVFVEVDGEVVEYDLKAGQTLKVDTGHIAAYEPTVDFDVTLVKGLGNILLGGEGLFLATLRGPGKVWLQTMPMSKLANKIAQFMPQVGGRGSSGGVNIKLFGD